From Rutidosis leptorrhynchoides isolate AG116_Rl617_1_P2 chromosome 3, CSIRO_AGI_Rlap_v1, whole genome shotgun sequence, a single genomic window includes:
- the LOC139900149 gene encoding uncharacterized protein: MNGKADSEVTSLTASSPTRSSPPRRPVYYVQSPSRDSHDGEKTTNSFHSTPVLSPSGSPGRQSRNSSSTRYSGSLRPGSRKGSQHQHHRKGEKGFDAIEEEGLYDEGGRKGIIPRRCYFLAFVVGFFVLFTFFALVLWGAARPQKPVITMRSIAFDQFVVNAGADASGVATEMVTLNATIKFNFRNRGTFFGVHVSSTLVDLAYTELTLATGNIKKFYQSRKGQRIVSVNVRGVGVPLYGGGVNWSSENGKLTAPVPLNLNFTVKAKAYVLGKLVKPKFYKKVSCAIVYRPSKVLNAPVAPISLKNSCTVE; this comes from the exons ATGAACGGAAAGGCAGATTCAGAGGTAACAAGTTTAACCGCATCATCACCAACAAGATCATCACCGCCACGTCGACCGGTATATTACGTACAAAGTCCGTCACGTGACTCGCACGATGGTGAAAAAACTACTAATTCATTTCACTCAACGCCTGTGTTGAGTCCAAGTGGATCACCCGGCCGTCAATCACGGAACTCTTCATCTACCAGATATTCCGGGTCGCTCCGACCCGGATCCAGAAAAGGCAGCCAACATCAACATCATAGGAAAGGTGAAAAGGGATTTGACGCGATTGAGGAAGAAGGTTTGTACGATGAAGGTGGTCGGAAAGGGATTATTCCTCGGAGATGTTATTTTCTGGCCTTTGTTGTTGGATTCTTTGTCTTATTTACCTTTTTTGCTCTTGTTTTGTGGGGCGCCGCCAGACCTCAAAAGCCTGTCATCACAATGAGG AGTATTGCATTTGATCAGTTTGTAGTCAATGCGGGGGCAGATGCATCCGGAGTTGCTACTGAAATGGTGACATTAAACGCCACAATTAAATTCAATTTTCGAAACCGAGGTACATTCTTTGGGGTTCATGTATCATCCACATTAGTTGATCTAGCTTACACTGAGTTGACATTAGCCACTGGAAAT ATCAAGAAATTTTATCAGTCAAGAAAAGGTCAAAGGATTGTGAGCGTGAACGTGAGAGGCGTTGGTGTGCCATTGTACGGTGGAGGAGTGAATTGGAGTAGCGAAAATGGTAAACTGACTGCACCTGTTCCATTGAACCTAAATTTCACGGTTAAGGCAAAGGCGTACGTGCTAGGAAAATTGGTTAAGCCTAAGTTTTACAAAAAAGTGTCTTGTGCGATTGTTTATAGACCATCAAAGGTCCTGAATGCGCCCGTTGCGCCAATTTCTTTGAAAAATTCTTGTACGGTAGAGTAG